A region of the Thamnophis elegans isolate rThaEle1 chromosome 1, rThaEle1.pri, whole genome shotgun sequence genome:
aaccgagcaatggtaaccatcagcaccaaggaatacaccagggcacttagggcagcgaaaagatctcatatagccaccttggttgcgtccgctgagtcccgcccagccgccctgtttaggataacccactccctactaaataggagggaagcgggggaacccttacggggcagagctgaggattatgcccaattcttagcggacaaaattgctcggtttcggtcggacttggactccatctctgcaattccagccgaggcacaagaggatgaagtagaccacctctgggttgagtttcaggatgttgcccctgtggatgtggacaaggccatgagggctgtaagtggctccacctgtgtactggacccgtgtccctcatggctggttgttaacagcagtgaggtgacacgaggctggatccaggcggttgttaccgcctctcttcgggaagggaacttccccgccgcgctaaaagcggcggtgctgagacccctcctgaaaaagccatccttggatccagctgttcttaacaactaccgtccagtctccaaccttccctttcttgggaaggttgttgagaaggtggtggccttccagcttcagcggtccttggaggaagcaagttatctcgaccccttccagtcaggcttcagacccggttacagcacagaaaccgctttggtcgcattgaccgatgatctttggagagccagagatggaggtcatccctccatcctggttctccttgacctctcagcggctttcgataccatcgaccatggtatccttctgcgacgactgcgggaggtgggagtgggaggcactgtgctgcggtggttctcctcctacctctcggacaggtcgcagtcggtgttagtggggggggcagagatcgacccctaggcccctaacatatggggtgccacagggttcggtcttatcccccctactattcaacatctacatgaaaccgctgggtgagatcattcgcaggcacgggataagataccatcaatatgcggacgatacccagttgtatctgtccgccccgtgccaactcaatgaagcggtggacgtgatgaactgaggccttgaggccgttatggactggatgagggctaacaagcttgtactcaacccggaaaagactgagtggctgttgtgtttccctcccaacaattcgaccagtactccatcgctcaggctggggggtcaaattctacacccctcagagagggttcgcaacttgggagtcctcctggatccacagctgtcctttgactaccatctgacggctgtgaccaggggggcatttgcccaggttcgcctggtgcgccagttgcgaccctacctgaatcgggaggccctcacaacagtcactcgggcccttgtgacctctaggctggaatactgcaatgtgctctacatggggctgcccttgaagagcatccggcgacttcagcagaacgcggccgcgcgagtgatcgtgggtgcacctcggttcacccacataacacctatcctccgcgagctgcgctggctacctgttgatctccgggtgtgcttcaaggtgctattagtcacccacaaagccctccatggtagtgggtctgcgtacttgagagaccgccttctgccaattacctccctgcgaccaattagatctcatagattgggcctcctccgagttccatctgccagccagtgccggctggcaattacaaggaggagagccttctcagtagtagctccgaccctttggaacgatctccccgtggagattcgtactctcaccaccgtccaggccttccacatagcccttaagacctggctagcccgtcaggcctggggacaaagataattgcccctcccgaatgatgaatgaatgttgctcattattttattctatgtttgtctacgttattgtttgtatatccctcccttgattttatgtaagccgccctgagtcccctcagggaaaagggcggcctataaatgttaataaaccaacTAATAAACCAACTAATCTTTGTGGCAGAGCAGAGGtgcagcagcgccagcagcaggcagcctccatcgggcggCAAGGCGAGCTACGTACGCGAGGCCGCTTGGCCAGCCTGCCCCGTGACTCCTGTTAGTGCTCGGCAGTGCGCAGCCACCGCACAGCCTCCAACCCCGCAGGCTGCCCTTCTGGCGCACAGCCACTATCATCCTGCAATTCCGTGGTGGCGGCGGGCAGTGGCAGTGGCGGCCAcgagacctcctcctcctcagccaccaccatcttggctccccctccctctgagccccctccctccagctTCCTCAGGCCCCACCCTGCTCTTCCCTCGCCCTCGCACAGCGGGTCCTGGCAGCACTGCCGATGCCCTTTCGTCCACTCACCcatgaaaatcgggactttttaaataCATCgcaggatgcgggacaaattgtaaaaaattgtgactgtcccgccaaaagcgggatgtctggtcaccttagtcaaaCTATAAAAAATATCACAAACTACAAGTTACAAGAGTCTGTAGAAACAGATGGGTTcatatttttttgtattgtaCATCATTATCTTCTTACACACTCAGAAGTTTCAAATGTCAATGgtccattaaaaaaagataaaatgaatAGATCAATATTAGAATGGAGCAGAATAGTATTGCTGTTTCAGGTTGCATTATATTGTAACAACACTCAGGAGCTCAGAGTCTACACTAATAAAAGAATGCATCAGAGCCCACTGGGAATCAGGCacatataatttattataattattataataaaatggtataatgatatcttattattattatatcattTTGTATTGGGTAATTGTGCAACATCCTAGCATTCAGCGGGTACTTCCTAATGGATGATCCCCAACACCATCTCCTCctgttgttctgttttgttttggaaaatgtaagataaaatacagaaataacaGGACAATGGGAAAGGAATATGTGGAGTACCTAATAATTCAATGTAATATTTTATTAGTAAGTGTGGTTGTATGCTAAAAGGTTCATTTGGACTAACTCAAGAATTTAAGGGGTCAATTAATTCAGCAATCTGCTGGAAAGATACTGTGATTTAAAATATGTGGAAGTAACTAATCTGTCATGGTTAATTgttataaaatatatagaaactATAACTCAgctcaaatatttcatttattgtttatttgcATTATTCAATTTGATTGCCAAACATTCCACACTGGCATCAAATTTAAAAACCTTGCAAAAAGACATTTTATCCAAGAATATCTTTCTGGATCTGATTCTGCATTAATTGTGTCTCACCTTTCTCATAGTACTTCAGAAgactttttccttgtttatttggaCAACAATTACTCTGCTGACACAATAGTGTTCCCAAATTGTCTTTTGAAAGAACAAATACTTCCTTTTGTTAGCTGTCTTATGCAAACTTATTTGTTATGGTCCATTGATTACAACAAGGACTGTCTTCTCCTTGGGATGGTCAATGACCTCTTCTATGGTAATGGGTAATCCATTTAGGCTAggagtcatagcaatagcacttagacttatatactgctcctaTGTCTGACAAAATGGTTGTTGAAATCAACATTTACTTTAATTTTGTCATACCATAGCTAATCATACCATTCAAATCTTAATTCATGACCTATTTCAAAGGGAACTGTGAAGATATTGTTCCAGAGAATACTGGGTCACATTGCCTAAGTGTAACTCCCTTCAGAAATCCCCAGATCCCCAGATGCAGAAGATCCCACAAtccacagccacttggtcttgtgaTGGTGCAGTCTGAACCTCAATTCTCTCACCTATAGCCTCTTAGACACCAAGACAAAACTTTGATAATATCACTTGGTGGGCCTGGGTTAAGATGTAaaattgagtatcatcagcatccTGATGATATCTTGCTCCTTGCCAATGCATGATTTCACCCAGTTCTCTCATGTAGATGTCAATCAGGAGTGGGAAAGAACTGGACCCTGAATCGCATCACAATGTAAtggcctctctctttctctcacttccCATTGTCAACTGTGACTGAAGTGGCATGGAGGAAGGAGGAGCACCACTGCCTCAATCCATATCCAACACTGACATTCTTGAGTTGTCAAGAGTTACCATGGTTGTTAGTACTGAAAATTGACAAGAGATCAAGGAGGGTGCATCATCTCTATCATGTGTCCCTCCACAAGTTATCAACAAGCATGACTAAAGCTGTTTCTATACTGTGCCATGTGAAATTTAATTGAAAGGAATCCTGATAGTCTGCTTCATCCAGGGCCCTTTGGAGCTGCTAGAAATTAACCAACATAGTTGAGTCCAATGATGCCTTCCTGAGGAGGGTAAAGACCACTGTCTCCCTAAGTGTAGATGTACCCAGTCTCTCTGCCAAGGAAGAATTCACCACTGCTTGGACTCAGACACATGTGACCTCCTGGGAGGCCTTCACCAACTAGAGGGGCAAGGGTCTAAAAACATAAGTGAGCACACACACAGCTATCACACCAACAAGTTCATACCATCATTTAATAGTCTTTAAAATCACTGCTTCACAACATTGCAtaagtttttaatattttctctgaACGATTcggttagagccaaggtggcgcagtggttaaatgcagcactgcaggctactgctagatcagcagttcagcggttcaaatctcaccggctcagggttgactcagccttccatccttccgaggtgggtaaaatgaggacccagattgttgggggcaatatgctgactctctgtaaaccgcttagagaggcctgaaaggcctatgaagcggtatataagtctactgctattgctattgctattgctactattttgAACACAGTTTTGTTaatcttttttctatttaaataataaaaccatatttTTGAAAGACACTCTTTGTCTACATGAGGAACATCACTGTGTATGTGGGGGGAATGGTATGATAAAATACTATTAGTAAGAAGTGATCTCTGATGTTCCATTTTCCACTggtaaatatttcaaataattgtGATTCAGTTTACTGAATTTTCACTGTGTAATTAAGACAAGTCAGTAGATGGAGCAGTTTCAAGCACTTCAGGGAGACATTCCCCAAACCATTATTTTTCTCAGTAGAATTCTTCTCTGCATCATTCCAAAGAGAATTGAAGGAAATATTATTGTCCACAGAATTATATAATTCTGTATAAAGGCTGCCGAGTTGCTGAAGATAGAAGGAAAACATCCAAAACAACAAAAGAATGCTAATACAAGTTTCAAGAACCTGCAACAGAAgcttgaaaaaaaatacatattataaAATGTGAAGATGCAGTTGAgctggaagaaaacaaaaagataacTATACATTTTATTGCTTATGAGAGTTTGCTTTATTGTTTATGGGAAGATAAGTTATTGTTACTTCAAAGAGCACTGATTGGATAGTCAGAAATGGCAAGAGCTATCTCTCATGGTAAGTGTACAGTCTGATtccccagtttttaaaaaatatttccttaatATTTCAGGAAATTTACAAGTTTGGCGAGGAACAAATCTACTCATTTGGCATAGAAAATAAGGTATTTTGAGATGGAACAAATCAAATGTTATGTTTCTAAAACTGTAAAAGTTATGTTATTAAATGTAACAACATTTAACAATGTAACAAATTATGTTAAATTTTAATAATGGGTAGTACAAAAAAGCAAGTAAGGCTAACCATCAGAACATAACTGGCATTAACATGGCAAAACCAAGATAAAAAAGGGAACTATATTTACCAACAAGTAATTCTTCAAAAAATTTTTATAGAAATAGTTCTTTGAACTGTTTCGTAGAATGAACAACTATTTTACAGAATGAAAAACAACTTCTCTGTAGAGTTGATTATATTAAAAACCATCACGAACAACATACAAGAACATGGTTGACAGTGATGAATCACCTACTGTATGACAAGAGAGTCAGGGTAGCTTTTGCCATTCATAATTCATTTAATGAACTCAAAAATGAGAAACCCTTGTAGCCCAAAAATCAGCTTCCACAAGTCAAGGAGCATATAAATCCAGCAATGAACCAACAGAGCAATAGACAACAGCTTCTCAAGATATCCTGTTAAAGGAAATGTAAATGCAAGTCATATTTGCTCTGATACTTGTCTGAGGTCTTCCAAGATTTAAAGAAGAGTTCCTCACCTCAAAGATTTCAGTAGCACTCTCATGGTTGCTACTTGCCTTTAACAGTCCTGTGGAGAAATTTATTCATGGGATGGAGCTGTTTTAATCATATTTAGCAGGATATGTCTAATGCATTCTAATAATCCTCATTATTTCATTGCATAGCACGTAATATTCAAAATATGGTAATGTAGTTATAATTTGAAAGAAAATGTCTATGTAGCTGTCAATGAAGATTCTTAGACATCCATGTGAAATTATCTGAAAGTTGACTTATGACAACTGAACTTATTTTCTATTGGTTTGAACGTTTTGCTACTCGTTCAAGCAATTTCTTCAAGGTAGGCAGAGAATACTTGGAATGTAGCAACTCATCCCATACAAACCTCGTGGGTTTCCCTCCAAAGTGCCAATATATCAATGAGGATTCTAAGTCACCCAGGTGACAAATAGCTACATTCCAATGACTCTCTGCCTAACTAATTTGCTCTGATTGATGAAACTGCTTGGATAAGCAGCAAAACATCTCAAACAACAGAAAATAGGCCCTACTGCCACGACTCAACTTTCAGATATTTATGCAGACTGAATATTGCTTCCTCtaaaatgaatattattttattacttgacCTCTTCATCAAAAGGCTTCCAACTTCTGTTTCTTTTGCTAGGAACTTAAACATTAGTTCTGATCTGAGACTACATtacaaatatttgaaaaacaatcAAAACTTGACTGAAATATTGTTCAACGTTGTTACTGTAATTACATGGGAAATAACACACCGGTGACAGAATTCATACTCACTGGATTAACAGACGACTCACAGATGCAGCTCATTCTCTTTGGGATATTTTCTGCTGTTTATGCCATCACCCTGATGGGAAATCTAAGCATGATTATCTTAATCAGGATGAGTCCTTCTCTCCACACACCAATGTACTTTTTTCTTACCGGCTTATCTTTTTTGGATATTTGTTATTCATCATGTGTCACTCCAAAATTTCTATCCagccttttaaaagaaaataagattatttcctATGGAGGATGCTTTATTCAGCTTTACTTTTATATTCTATTGGCCACCACAGAGTGCTACCTCCTAGCTGTGATGGCCTATGATCGCTACATGGCAATCTGCAATCCACTACTCTACTTCATCACAATGTCCCAAAGAAAGTGTGTTCAATTGATAGCAGTGGCCTACATTGCTGGGATCATTAATGCTTCTATTCACACAATGGCTGCAACTAGACTGTCCTTCTGTGGCCCAAACATCATTAAGAGTTTTTATTGTGAGGGCCCTCCCCTTTTTGCTCTTTCCTGCTCAGATATCAGTCTCAATTATCTGTTGGTATTTGTATTTGTTGGTTTCAATTTATTAACAACAAGCTTGACTGTTCTCACCTCCTACGCTTATATCCTGGTCACCATTTTAAAGCTCCATTCTACTGCAACCCGTAAGAAAGCCTTCTCCACTTGTACATCTCACCTCATGGTCATCACCATTTTCTATGGATGTCTCAGCTTTATGTATGCACAACCAAGCTCTAGGTCAAATTATAACCTAGACCAAATGGCCTCAGTGTTTTATGTAGTGGTGACCCCCATGCTCAACCCATTAATCTACAGCATGAGGAACCAGGAGGTAAGGCGTGCTTTCAGAAATATCCTAGGAAGACAATTTCATGTTCAACAGATATGATATTTTTGCTCAGGTTTagagaagaaaatgtttttttaccattttgtatcattaaatattaaacCACTATGCTGCACAGTTTTCTTAGGGCTCTGGTAATTATATATCTACTTTTGAGTTCAAAAACTAAACATTtatatctaaagaagaattatCCCATTTTTTAATAGCTATCATCCCCTAATGAATGTTGTCAATTAAAAGGGAATGACAAGCTCTGCTTTTTAGCTCCTTACAGACCAAAAAGGCAGAGgacagaagggaggaaaaagaacaaaagaacagaAGGAATAAATTCTTCAGAGTTAGAACAAAGCTAGCTatgggggaggggttggggggaggaTTAATCCAGGCTGATCTTTTTGGAGTATAATTACAAGAACAATGAgacatttacattttaatttcCTCATATTAGAACCATAATAGGATTGTTTAACCAATAAGGAGCAATCAAGAATAAGAGCGAAGTATTTAATTGATTTACTTGTCCATGTATTACATCTTCAATGAAGGATGAACAATGTACATTTTTTAGTCCAATAAACCCAATAAAACTTCTtatcttgttgctcttcttttatgcttgtaaatactatttttaataaatgcatttaatatttttaaagttgATACCAATGATTTTAGAGTATAGGAAAATTCAGTTCTCTGctccaaatttcttttattttttattgtagaTAAAATGGAAttgttccatcttcaaaaaaccaTTATCTGGGCAGTCAAATATATAAGTTTCTAAGGCAGTTAATGTATTTTATCCAAAGAACAGTATagtaagttaaaggtaaaggttatctTCGCACATAAATactaattgttcccaactctagggggtggtgctcatttctgtttccaagccaaagagcccacgctgtctgaagatgtctctgtggtcatgtggtcagcctGACCAAACACCAAAGTCACActtaatgctgttaccttcccaccaaaggtggtccctatttttctacttgcatttttacatgctttcaaactgctaggttggcagaagctgggacaaataacaggggctcactccattatgtggcactagggatttgaaccaccaatctactaacctttctgatcaacaagctcttagccactgagccactttaaTATACTTTATGTTAAAAAGCATACTTTATGTATACTTTAACAGTAtagtaacaaaaaaataatatcttGATGATAGTCTCAATCTGATTGGAAGAATGACAAGGTTTTGCTAATATATTTATGATGGAGAATGAAATGGACTGCAATTTTATGTGGTAAAGATTGGGTATGCTAGTAGAAGAAAGTGTGATCATATGAAGGATGGTTTAGAATCCCCATATCCTCCAATATCCTCCCCCATTCTGAGTTTTAATTGCCCGTTCCTAGGGATAAGTCATTTAGCTGCATGTGTTCTCAGTCAACAATTAATATAATTCCAGAAGAGTCCATGTCACAACAATATCCTTTTTTGTAACTATGGTATATATCAGggctgggtttctcgccccgttccaaccggatcggttggaacgaggccggcggcgtcctcgcacacgcacgcggcgtcctcgcgcacgcacgcggtgcgcgcgtgcacgcacgtggcgcgcgcatgcgtactagcatctgcgcgatgctccagctgctcctggaggatcgcgcaggcgttgtatgcgttctgtgcatgcgtggaaagcgcagaattcgtaaaaaccgggtaaggagc
Encoded here:
- the LOC116509646 gene encoding olfactory receptor 1052-like, translated to MGNNTPVTEFILTGLTDDSQMQLILFGIFSAVYAITLMGNLSMIILIRMSPSLHTPMYFFLTGLSFLDICYSSCVTPKFLSSLLKENKIISYGGCFIQLYFYILLATTECYLLAVMAYDRYMAICNPLLYFITMSQRKCVQLIAVAYIAGIINASIHTMAATRLSFCGPNIIKSFYCEGPPLFALSCSDISLNYLLVFVFVGFNLLTTSLTVLTSYAYILVTILKLHSTATRKKAFSTCTSHLMVITIFYGCLSFMYAQPSSRSNYNLDQMASVFYVVVTPMLNPLIYSMRNQEIKCIISLFRKGKES